Proteins encoded together in one Vitis vinifera cultivar Pinot Noir 40024 chromosome 4, ASM3070453v1 window:
- the LOC100262729 gene encoding putative lipid-binding protein At4g00165 — protein MASNNLSAAILVLSLLLFSTFSSACGPCQPKPTPPAKAPPANPFCPRDTLKFGVCADLLGGLVSLVAGSPPSSKCCAVLEGLADLEAAACLCTAIKASVLGINVKVPVAISLLISACGKSIPPGFKCE, from the coding sequence ATGGCTTCCAACAACCTCTCTGCAGCTATTTTGGTACTCTCCCTCCTCCTCTTCTCGACATTCTCCAGTGCTTGTGGCCCATGCCAGCCCAAACCAACACCTCCCGCCAAGGCTCCTCCAGCGAACCCCTTTTGCCCCAGGGACACACTCAAGTTCGGGGTATGCGCCGACCTTCTCGGAGGGCTGGTGAGCCTTGTTGCCGGAAGCCCACCTTCCAGCAAGTGCTGCGCTGTGCTTGAAGGCTTGGCGGACTTGGAAGCTGCAGCGTGCCTTTGCACTGCCATTAAGGCCAGTGTGCTTGGCATCAACGTGAAAGTGCCGGTTGCCATTAGTTTGCTTATTAGTGCGTGTGGGAAGTCCATTCCTCCGGGCTTCAAATGTGAATAG